A stretch of Mucilaginibacter terrae DNA encodes these proteins:
- a CDS encoding multidrug effflux MFS transporter, giving the protein MSAKQKHFFLILILGSLTALGPFSIDMYLPSFPAIAKDLDTTIERVALSLSSYFVGISAGQLLYGPLLDKYGRKKPLYIGLAVYLLASFGCMMVNTVDGLIGLRFIQAIGSCAAAVAAVAMVRDLFPIEENAKVFALLMLVVGASPMIAPTVGGYVTASLGWHAIFLILAGIAVVILLAVIFALPDKYIPNRNLSLKPGPMLASFWEVLKNPQFFTYVFTGALSFAGLFAYVAGSPLVFMEMYHVSEKGYGWIFAGLSVGFIGSSQVNSWLLKRGFTSRQIIPVALTVQVLAGLVFVLVAMNGWMGLNRRIGYVVYHPVMYRLY; this is encoded by the coding sequence ATGTCGGCCAAGCAAAAACATTTTTTCCTCATCCTTATACTGGGTTCTTTAACGGCATTGGGGCCGTTCTCTATCGATATGTATCTGCCCAGCTTTCCGGCAATAGCCAAAGACCTTGATACTACTATTGAGCGCGTGGCACTTTCGTTATCAAGCTATTTTGTGGGCATATCGGCCGGGCAATTACTGTACGGACCGCTGCTTGATAAATATGGCCGTAAAAAACCGTTGTACATAGGTTTGGCGGTTTACCTGCTGGCCTCGTTTGGTTGTATGATGGTGAACACGGTAGATGGATTGATAGGCCTGCGTTTTATACAGGCCATTGGCAGTTGTGCCGCCGCAGTAGCTGCCGTAGCCATGGTGCGCGATCTGTTTCCAATTGAAGAAAATGCTAAAGTATTTGCCCTGCTTATGCTGGTTGTAGGCGCATCGCCCATGATAGCGCCTACGGTTGGCGGTTATGTAACGGCATCATTGGGGTGGCATGCCATATTTTTAATACTGGCGGGTATTGCGGTTGTAATACTGCTGGCTGTAATATTTGCCCTGCCCGATAAGTATATTCCAAACCGCAACCTGTCGCTTAAGCCAGGGCCTATGCTGGCCAGTTTTTGGGAAGTACTTAAAAACCCGCAATTTTTCACCTATGTATTTACCGGAGCCCTATCATTTGCAGGCTTGTTTGCTTATGTGGCCGGGTCGCCATTGGTATTTATGGAAATGTACCATGTAAGCGAAAAAGGTTACGGTTGGATATTTGCAGGCTTATCGGTAGGCTTTATTGGCTCGAGCCAGGTAAACAGCTGGCTGCTTAAACGCGGGTTTACCAGCCGGCAAATTATTCCGGTTGCCTTAACGGTGCAGGTACTGGCGGGGCTGGTGTTTGTACTGGTAGCCATGAATGGTTGGATGGGTTTAAACAGGCGTATTGGTTATGTTGTTTATCATCCTGTCATGTATCGGCTTTATTAG
- the ypfJ gene encoding KPN_02809 family neutral zinc metallopeptidase, whose amino-acid sequence MQWMGRRESGNAEEGSSSGGGRMALGGGVLGIIGVIIYLFTGVNPSQLLQGGDGQSQGTQQNTKLTESKSKEQSFARVVLADTEDTWHQLFKQMGGTYQEPTIHFFEGQVETSGCGFAGEASGPFYCPADSKVYIDLTFFNELEQRFGAAGDFARAYVIAHEVGHHVQKLLGVSDKMQQAREQLSEEEYNKLSVKLELQADFYAGVWAHYQQKRGFLETGDIDEALNAANAIGDDRLTQGRVSPDSFTHGTSAQRMHWFKKGYETGDVKQGDTFGSGEL is encoded by the coding sequence ATGCAATGGATGGGCAGACGCGAAAGCGGTAACGCCGAAGAAGGCAGCAGCAGCGGCGGTGGCCGTATGGCTTTAGGCGGCGGCGTATTAGGAATAATAGGCGTAATTATATATTTGTTTACCGGCGTAAACCCCTCGCAACTGTTACAGGGTGGCGATGGACAAAGCCAAGGTACCCAGCAAAACACTAAATTAACCGAATCAAAGAGCAAGGAGCAAAGCTTTGCCCGCGTGGTACTGGCCGATACCGAAGATACTTGGCACCAGTTGTTTAAGCAAATGGGGGGAACCTATCAGGAGCCTACTATTCACTTTTTTGAAGGACAGGTAGAAACCAGCGGTTGCGGTTTTGCAGGTGAAGCAAGCGGGCCGTTTTATTGCCCGGCAGACAGTAAAGTTTATATCGACCTCACGTTTTTTAACGAACTGGAACAACGTTTTGGTGCAGCCGGAGATTTTGCCCGCGCTTACGTAATTGCCCATGAGGTAGGCCATCATGTGCAAAAGCTCTTAGGCGTGTCGGACAAAATGCAGCAGGCGCGCGAGCAGCTCAGCGAAGAAGAGTACAACAAACTATCGGTAAAACTCGAACTGCAGGCTGATTTTTATGCAGGCGTGTGGGCACATTACCAGCAAAAGCGCGGCTTTTTAGAAACTGGTGATATTGACGAAGCCCTCAACGCCGCCAATGCCATAGGCGACGACCGCCTCACCCAAGGCCGCGTATCCCCCGACTCGTTTACCCACGGCACCAGCGCCCAGCGCATGCATTGGTTTAAAAAGGGTTACGAAACTGGCGATGTGAAGCAGGGTGATACTTTTGGGAGTGGGGAGTTGTAG